One Hevea brasiliensis isolate MT/VB/25A 57/8 chromosome 6, ASM3005281v1, whole genome shotgun sequence genomic window, TCATAATGCAAAATTTTCATCTTTGATCATAATCTATTTTTCATTCACAAGCTTTATTTTGTCCCTTTGGTTTCAATGTTCTCCATGCAACCTGAAGACTAAATGTTGTGAGATTTGTTTGGCCATTTACACAAGATTTAATTGTTTACGCTTGTGCTTCATGTTATTCAGCATTATGCACCTTTCCCTGGTTTGTTATTGGAGTGTTAACTAAACtacaaatattttaattttcctcTTTGTACAGGCTAGGCGGATGATGGTCAAGCTGGATATATACCGGAAATTCACAAATGCTTTGGCAGTATCAGTTATTGTCTCAGTGGGTTGGATTTGCTATGAGGTAAGATTATTTCTCATTGTTGGAAAAATGGCAGTCCCACATCAGGTGGGAAAGGAAACAGAAATGGGGATATAATGAAAGGGTCCAAAAAGGCAGAATGGCTTAGGCCATTGTAACAAGAAGCTGGCCCAATATGAAGAAGCCCGCATGTCAAGCTTAAAGTCCTCATTCCAGCCCAATAAAAATGCTAACACTTGTCATATTAGTTAAATTGATTATTTTGTTGCAGCTGTCTTTAGTTAGGTTCCAAGTACTGGTCAAAGATTTTACAAAATTGCTGCAAACTTCTTCCTACTTGCCAAATGTCTTGCTAAGCTATATTTAAGCTAGAGTGACTAGATACAGGAATCAGGATGTAATATTACCAATTgctttgaaatattgaattagcgAGTGAGTGGAATGACATTCAGCAAAGTGTTATTTTATATTGTATTTTGAGGTCAGATAAAACTTTAATACAGGTTGCAAAAGAAAAAGGCTGGGACAAaagtattttaaatttaaatgatgTATAGGGTAatgttgttttgaattgtgcAGATATTATTGTAATTGTATATACAATTTCCGTTTctccaaaaatttatcaactgaGAACAAAAAGGGGATTGATTTTTGTCATTCTTGTAATGCTTTCTAATCTGCTTCCACCTTTATTTATGTACAGCTAAATTAATAATTTTGTGCTTGCAGTTGTATTTCAAGTCGAATGATGTTTACAATGAGCACTGGCAGAATGCTTGGGTCATCCCAGCTTTCTGGCAAGTCCTCTCCTTTTCTCTTCTATGTATCATTTGTGCTCTTTGGGCTCCCTCTCAAAACTCAATGCGGTAAGACCTAGCATCTGCACTAGAGTGTCTTCTTTTTCCATACTTTTAACTCATGGTTCTAATCACAAATCTTAATGCTTATCAAAgcatttaatatttaatagtCCAGCTACCAACAGCCTAAGAAGTGACTGAGACTCCAGTCATTGTTGTAAAGGTCTCTCCTTTTTAATTTTCATTGTTTTTGTTGTTTGGATTAGAAAATCTGCTGTTAGGATGATGAACACTTTGATATGGTATTGTGTTAGGTTCACTCTGTAAATGCTTATTATAACTTAGTTAGGAGAACTGTTAATGGTGTTCATATTCTGATCCTCAAAATTTAGGAATAGAATTATAGAATTGACGCGATAACTTCACAAACTTTTATAAATGCATGCCAATTGATCATAAAATGGTGTTCACCTATGGCATGTAGATAGTCTACTTGGGTCCAGATACCAAGTTTCTCTTATTTAAGTTGCTCTTTTCCTGATAATTCGTTCTTCCTTGATAGGTATGCATACTCTGATGATGTGGGCGAAGAGTTTGAAAGAGATGACAGTTCTTTGACACTCATAAAACCATCTTCAATGCCTTCGAAGGATGTTCGAAGTGCACCAGCAGCTAGACCAGTGCACACAAACAACGTCGCATCCAACGGTGATGTTGAAGAAGACAAGACAGAGTAAATTATATCCCAAAAAATGTAATTTTGAGGTAGCCTTAATCGTATGATTTATGGCCTTGTTATTGTTGTAGCAATACTCCTCATGCTCCTTGAAATCTAAATTGAGAACTTTTTAGGAGAAAAATTTTATGACGAGAAAGTTCACTTTGAGATTGCAATAGGAGAGAGCTCCTTTTCAGTTCTTATTCATTTATATATCATGATCTTTCCTTGtaattgttaaattaattatcaattgTTGGTCCCAAATGTTGATGTGCTCTGCCTCTACTCATGATCCAATTCAAAATGGGCCAAATGTAGAGCAAAAACATTAGGAAAATTTACTATATCATCCATGAATTCTATTATTATTAACCCTTTGatctttatattttgaaaaaaaaaaaaaatttagtcccTCTGATAATGAGTTATAGTCCGCTTCTTGATGTATCCGATAAGGAAAGTTCCTTTGGCTGTAAAGATCCAAAGAATGCAACCTGCTAAAAAGAGACTTGGCAATCTAATTCAGACCAAATTAGGTCTTGTTGCTTGTTTTGTGTGGTCAAGTTTCTCATTATAGTTGGAATTTGAATGAATATCTAACACTTGAACAACTTCGTTACTACAAGTATTTTGACTTGGAAAGGTCAACTGCCGATATGAAGAAAAAAAGATTAGCCATCTATGAGGTCCATCAGTTGACATTAACCAATGAGTCTTGAAAAGCACCCATCAAGTCTGACCCTACCCATGTTGCTTGTAAACTAAGAATTGTCAGATTTTAGGGGTCCATGCTGATCAAATTTAGGCTTAAATCAAACATTTCTCTAAAATATCTAATTATCTTTctcaatctttcaatcaaaaatatattttctttaatCCCATATGCAACTTCAAAATCGTTCCACGTCTTTTCTTTTAATAGGAGAGGGGATGATGTGCAAAAGAAAAGCCACCAAAAGAATGCCTAAATTTCTATCTTCATCTACATTCATCTTCTGATTCTTCTTTTTTCCAATCAAATGGGGCCATATAATAAGAATAATTTATTCATTTTCGTTAAACCCTCTTCCAATCCCAACTCACTAAATTCAGGTATAGGATTAtttaaatggattgatgctaaacTTAAGCGGTTCATTATAGGCAATCGAATGAGGGATGAAGATAGTGCCTATTTCCAATCTTGATTCTCTTTATtctgatttattttttttctccttttgtgCAAGGCTGCAATAAATTAGTTCAATGGCCGAAGCATATCACTTGCCTGACATACCCGGTTTGAGTTACACTCCCCAGTCCTCTActcaaaatgaattaaaaaaaaaaaaaaaaaaaactttattacATTCTTGGTAGTACAGTTAAACCCATTATCCGGCAGGAGTTCCTACAAGTGACAGAAACCAGCCTTCAAGTCCATCAAGAATTAACCAACTTTGAAATTATTACTAAATAGAAACTATACAAAGATGAAAGTAGAAGAAAGTGGGAAAATAATTCAACACAGTGATAGAGAGCTTCCATTTCTCACATTTATGTGAAATCCACCCATCAAGCATCCACGATTATTATGACAGAACAGGATAACACACTCTGATGGCACATTCCAACCAGTGATAGAAAAATGATTCAAAAAGCAATTAGTAGTTGTGGAATCTCATAATGGAAGTTCTTGTGGAATGAATTAGTCATCTAAACTTCCTCAATGCTCATTCAGATTCCACTTCTTTTTAGCATGCATTTAACTTGGGAGAAAAATAGATTGATCAACAAAAACTTAGTTCCTCCAGTTCGTTCTCTAGCTCACGGAGGGAGGGCTGGAGAGAATGGTTTTCCATCTAATTCAATTACAGAAAAAAGGCAAGCAAATTCCTCTTTTCAAGTCAATGAAGCTGGAGTCTTTGAggctaaaaaagaaattaaaaatatgcTTCGTCATATCATAGATATTAAGGAAATCACACATAAAACAATTCACATATGAACAAATGGAACAAAAATCTAGAATGTGGCAACAAGTCTAACAAGGCAAACAACATGCTTACAGTGCGGAAGCATTCAGGTTTAGAGACCTGGCTATTCTGGAGAGCTACACCTGATCTTCCCAAATGAACTCGAGTCCTTCCAATCTGCAGGAAATTAACCAGTGATGCTTAAAGAATTGGAAAGCACAGGGCAGCCCCCTAGTGACCAGCACCACATCCACCCGAACGCCCCACAAAAAATTCAAAGAATCTGTTCCTAGTTCATAAACTGGCAAAACTCATTCACACCCCCTTACTGGGATCTCCTCCTCATGTGCTGAGATACAGCGTACCCTTCAAAGAAATCCAAGACATCACTCTCCAAATCCTCTACCGAATACTTCATATAGTTCTCCGGGTGCTTTCCACTCTCTATATGACTCCTGAACCTCCCGAGAAATGACCTGTAAGCTGGGATCAACTTCTCTGATATTGATATTCGAAGCTCCTCCCTGAGTTGATTATCTGGCACCAACCATGTTGCTTGAGTCCTGTGAACCTCTTCAAACATAGCATTGAAGGTCTTAAACCTCTCCCTCAAAGCACTCCTTGACACCCCAGAAGAGAAACTCCCACTCACGTGTAACCCCTCATCCCTCAAGCAATACAACACCCTCACCCAAGTAGCTCTCTGATAACTAGTGGCTGCCTGCCTGAATTTCCCCGTTAGTTTCCTCAAGTAATCGTCTCCAATCATTTCTCTTAGTTCAGGTGACCCTTTAACCTTTTGAACAATATAGTGAACATTGTTCATCATAAACAGATGCGCTAATGATACGTCTTTGTAATGCTTGGACTTGCCGTCCAAATTGAATTGCAAAATCACAATAATCCAAATCAAATGAAGGGCTAATGGGGTTTTCCCCTCTAGCTCTGCAAATTCCATATCTGGGGTGGTCGAATCACCAGAATATCTTGACCCGGTTGATGGTTTCGATAAAATAAGCTCGATCAAGGTCTGTTTATAATCCGAAATCAAACTGATATAATTCATCACATACCTTGTCAAGGGATGAATTGTTCCTCCAGGCACTGGAACCAATGAAGGTTCACGCAAAACAGCATTCTCAAACTCTGACAAAATCCCTCTTGCAGCCTCGGCCAATCTTGACAAAATCTCTGCAGCCTGGACTCGAAACGAATCAGCTGATTTCGATTCGAAAACCACCTCAATGTCAGGCACCAAGTCCATTAAAGCATCATGTAAGTCCAAAATCTTGAACATTTTCTCCGGAGATCTCCTGCTTATACTTATAGCCTCGGCAAAATTGAACAGCTGAATTGCTGGACCCTTGACAGTCTCCATGAAACAAGCATCATCCACAGCAGTACCAATCCCATCAAAAATCTGTTCGCAGAGCCTCTTCTCGCTCGCGAACAAAATCCTTATACAAACCTTAGCTGCCCTTATCCAACGTCTGATTTTAGTCTCTAAAGCATCCCACTCGAGTCTCTGTATATCCCCAATACTCAGCTTTTCAATCCCGAGTCTCTTAAAGTTAGCGTCCACAACAGATTTCCGTACACTCCCGTACACCTGGATACACTCGCGCAAGTACCCAGCAGAGATCATGCGCTTGGCAATGGACTGGAGGTCAGCGACTGCTTCCTGTGGAATCAGATCGATCTCGCGAATACTGCTAGTGGATCGATAGCTTGTGTTGCCGTTACTCGCAGATGAATCAGCTCGTTGGATTTGATCTTGGATATCCTCATCACCCACATGATCGTCTTCTTCATACTCATCTGCGGCGGAGGAGTGGACTGAAGAGCTGGGATCAGCGGCGGCGAGGGAGTTCAACTCGACGGGAGTGGTGTGGTTGAGAAGTATGTTGCGGAACTCGTCTTCAAGCCTGGCCATAGCGATCTGGATGGTGGCGCTATTGACCTTGTCTTGATCATCGGAGATGGAGGTGGACGACATGGATTTTTGAATATCGTCGACAGCCTTTAAATAAAGATCCACCTCCTCACGGTCACCTTCGAAGATCATCCTCTCCCTGGCTTCCTCTGAGGCCGTGGAGTCCCACCGGAGAATTATCTTCTGCGCATCTTCAAACGCCACCGCACCACCACTAGCGTCACTATTCTCTGGTGGTTCCATATGATTGGACACAACTGGCTCTTAGAAGCTAAAAGATTGAAACTTTTTGCGGAATCTTTCAAGAAAAATGAAGACTTTCTATTTTCCAAATCTCGAAAATATTAACAGCAGATTCGTTTGAGTGTTGGTGATGAATTTTGTAATGGAAAAGTAAAGTTTTTTTCTTCTTTAATATAGGAAAAGTTAAAAGCTTTTGTTAACAAAAAGGGTTGATTGTacgggtggtggtggtggtggtggctgtggagAAGAGATGGTAGAAGGTATTAAGACACAGTAGAAGTTTGATTGGGGATGAGAGGGTGAGGTTGTGCGCAGCCTTGGAGCACTAGTATTTAATTTTCACAGTAAGCATGGTGGTGTCTTGGAATTCAGCTGTGAGGATTTTTGTCTGAATGTGATAAATATTATTGTAAGAGAAATAGGAAGAAATATTAGCATAAAAAACGCaaggaaaaaaataatttttttttttaatgattttgaCATTAGCCGCCGGTGGATCTCTTTAGGAATATTCCGGTGAACAGCCACaaatttctctctcttttttttttccctcttgaCTTCTGGCAATCAATTGGGCCCATTATTAGATACTAATATAGATGTCCAAGCCCATTTCTGCCGCGGTCGCTGAAGGTTGTGGGGTTTAGTTTATTGAGTTAAAAGATTATTTAAATattctaaattttttaaattaaaatgttttactctaaatttatttttaatatctttaaaatattatatttaaaaaaattatttaataataattttaatagtaaTATGAAATAAAGCTTAAATATCATCAGCTAATGTAGAATTTGTGCTTAATTAGAGAAATGTGAAAACTAATATGGATTTTTCAACCATTGCAAAAGTGGGTGGGGGGCttctctttcataataattatataattatttattatttttaataattataacacCAAAAGTACAAGTTGTTATTGTTAAAAACAGCAACTTAGACACCAATAACTTGCTTTTACTGACCAAAAAAATTCCACTTCTGCATTATGAAATCTATTGATTAAGTTGTTTGATTACTATTCAAAAATATACATTTCATACCTAACTCATATGAGCTCTTTCTaccttatttatatattaaaaatttaattttaatctacTTTTCTATAAATGATATCATAGGATTTGAATTTGCTTATGTTAATCCAATCAATAAAGATaa contains:
- the LOC110664712 gene encoding exocyst complex component EXO70A1, which produces MEPPENSDASGGAVAFEDAQKIILRWDSTASEEARERMIFEGDREEVDLYLKAVDDIQKSMSSTSISDDQDKVNSATIQIAMARLEDEFRNILLNHTTPVELNSLAAADPSSSVHSSAADEYEEDDHVGDEDIQDQIQRADSSASNGNTSYRSTSSIREIDLIPQEAVADLQSIAKRMISAGYLRECIQVYGSVRKSVVDANFKRLGIEKLSIGDIQRLEWDALETKIRRWIRAAKVCIRILFASEKRLCEQIFDGIGTAVDDACFMETVKGPAIQLFNFAEAISISRRSPEKMFKILDLHDALMDLVPDIEVVFESKSADSFRVQAAEILSRLAEAARGILSEFENAVLREPSLVPVPGGTIHPLTRYVMNYISLISDYKQTLIELILSKPSTGSRYSGDSTTPDMEFAELEGKTPLALHLIWIIVILQFNLDGKSKHYKDVSLAHLFMMNNVHYIVQKVKGSPELREMIGDDYLRKLTGKFRQAATSYQRATWVRVLYCLRDEGLHVSGSFSSGVSRSALRERFKTFNAMFEEVHRTQATWLVPDNQLREELRISISEKLIPAYRSFLGRFRSHIESGKHPENYMKYSVEDLESDVLDFFEGYAVSQHMRRRSQ